The Candidatus Methylacidithermus pantelleriae genome includes the window AAAACCTTTTCTACCGGCTTTTGTCCTTTCTTGGCTTCATCCCTCGCTACCAAGAAAAAGGAAAAGCAAGGGCGATCCGAGAGCTTCTTCCGGGGTTGAAGACACGAATCCTGGCAGAAGCGGCTGCCTTAGTGCCCCGTCCCAACAGCAAAGCTCCGCTTCATCTCTTAGTAATTGCCTTTGACTATGACCGAAATGTGGCCGCTTTCTTTCGATCGAAAGTAACGCGTTCGCCGGGTTGGGGTTCAGGAGGGGAAAGCGACTTTTCGGTTGCTGAGGTTGTCGACGCCTCGACGACGGCTCCCGTGGCTTACTTCGATGCTCCAAGCCAGCTGTATTTGGAAAAGCGATGCATGCGCTTTTGGGATGGAGCAATGGGAGGATACAACAACCCAGTCCTGGCAGCGGTGACGGAAGCGATTGTGCTGGGAGCAAATCCACAAGAAATTGTTGCTTTAAGTCTTGGCACACGCCGTGTCGCTTTGCCTCCAGCTCCTGCTGGTGAAACCCGTTCGCCTCTGTTTCGCAACCCCACCCCAAGCGGGCTTCTTCAAGATGCTAGGAAAGCAGCCACGGTAATTCTGGATGATCCCCCTGATTCGGCTACCTTTCTCGCTCACGTGCTAACCGGGGGCAGTCAAGGACTTTGGTCAGAGACGGATAGCCGAATCATTCGCATGTGCCCGATGATAAGCCCGGTTCTTACTCCTGACGGGATCTGGAAGCCACCCGGGAATTTAGACGAAAAAGAATTTTCTATTCTGGCGCAGATGAGAATGGATGAACTAGCGCCCGCACATCTTCAAAGGATGGTTAACTATGCATCGCTCTGGATGGAGGATCTGGTCCCGAACCAGCCTGTCCGCATGGACTATGATAAGCTCGAATGTGAAATTGGCTATTCAAGCTTTCACGCTGCTTGGGATGCCTGGAAAAAAGCCATAAGCGAACCGCCGGCTATCTTTCGCGGCCCCTCCTTTTCCTAATCTTCGCTCATCTGGAAGGACGACCCTAGGAGCATGCAGGAACCGGCGAAACGTCACGTGTCTTTCAAAGGAGGCTGTAGGAACACCCGTCCTTTTTTGAGGGAACGGCAATACGATCGTTGTTCCTTGGAAGTACAACTCTCTCCTTGACCATTCCCGAATGTGAAGGCTTATGAGCTCCCCAAAAACCCTACCAGCCGTTCCTATAGAGCAGCTCTTCGACGATAACGAGTCGCGCTGCCAGAGCGGCTTTGAGCCTCGGACAAGACGCCGGAAAGCCTACAGGATGGATATCCTTTTAGGCAAGACGGCGGTTGGTTGCGGGAGTCCATTAGGGCAAGGCTCAAACGAACCATGCATCGGATTACCATTGATTTGTAGCTCGAGCAAACCGAAGTCTGAGGCTCGCCAACATTGAGCAAGAAAAGCCTTTTCAAGCCGGCTTGAGTTTCGCTAGCGAACCCTGGAGCAACACGAGTCGGACATATAGCCCAAACGAAAGACAGCTGGGTAATTTGTCCGGGCCATTCTTTTTCAATAGCTTGCCGATGCGCGGATGCTGGGAAGAGTTTTCTTTCTTTCGGGGCAATGGCGACGATGGCCAGTCTCTGGAGTCTTGGCAAACGAAAGGAGAGCTTATGGCCCCGGCGGTTTGAGATCGAACTGAACCTTGACTTGAGCCTCGTAGCGGATAAGGCCCACCTCTAATCCCGACATTTCGTTGCTCGATGCTGCTAGCGGAGCGGCCCCAAGTACTACAGGCTGCGGGCTCTCAGCGGTACTGACCACTCGTGCCAGGCCCAGTCGGAGACCGAGTGCTTGCGCAAGGGTTTGGGCATTGGTTTCGGCGTCGCGCGCGGCAGCAGCTAAAGCTTCCCTGCGCAACGCAGAAGCTCGAGAGGACTCAAAGTGGGGATCCTCGATACGGTTGATGCCTGCCTGCTTGGCGGCTTCAAGAAGAGCTCCGAGCTTGGATAAGTCCTGGAGTAAAATTTCGATCGGATGTGTAGCCTGGTAGCCGAGGAAGCGCCGCGGCTTGTCGCTTTCGTCGTATTGAGCTCTGAGGGTGATCGCCGCGGAACGGATCTCTCGCTCTCCCACACCCAAGGCCCGCGCTCGAGCGACAAACTCGCTAGCGACTCGATTCACTGCAGAGAGAGCTTGGCCAGGGTTGAGGTCCGTAGCCATGGCTGCCATTCTTAGTAGCACTCGGTCTGGGACCACACTCACTTCACCGTGACCCCAGACGGTAATGCCTGGGAGAGGGAGCGTATCACTGCCCCGGGTAATACTGGCCGTTAAGAGACTGGCAAGGACAAACCCTCGTACGAAAGCTTGCATAGAATTGTAAGCGTACCCAAAAGATCCTTTATCGTAGGGAGACCTTGCGCCCCAGGTCAAGCTCCTGCTCAGCTCGAAACTCGCAACTAGGCCGGGATTGTCAACACTGGTGTGGTTTTCCCTGGGAGATCTCTGGTTTTTTAAGTAGTATAGGCCTTCCTGGCGGGTTGAGTCGGAGTTATCCCGTTACCACCTTTTCTGCGGCCTGCTTGGTAGCTGTAAGGGCTGCATCGCATCCTTTTAAGGAGAATAGCTTAGCTTCCAGCATGCGGAAGCGGAAAACTCCTTGCGTTGGCGCCCTCGGTGGCATGCTCATTCAGGCAGCTAATGCAAAGCACCGTCCTCATCCAAGTCCCCGATCTGAACTTTCCCTACGCGTACGATGGCAGCCTCAAAGTTACTGGAAGAACCGGCCGCTTTTCTTTTTCGGTCATGCAGTAGGAGATCCGTATTACCCTTTGCCGGGCTACGCTGAGGAAACTTTCGGTGGATCGACTTCGTTGGAAAGCCGAGGGTTCGATACGTCACATACAGGGGAGTGTTGCCAACAGCAAAAAATAGAGGGATACACAAGAGGATGTTCATAACAGCATATCCAAATGAAGTTAAGTGCGTCGACCAAGTGGCAGGGTGTTGGCTACAAGACGGCTCGGCGGATGCGGAAGGGAGGGCGTTTGCCTGTTCCTGCAGAAGAGTTGCGTACTGGAACGGTGATTGTTCATTCGGAACTCTTCACAGCTTGATCGGGTGGCCCTCTACGCGCGGCTGTGCAGGCGACGATCCAAAAGCAGATTCAGACGCGGAATTGGCTTGGGTTTTCCAAGTTCGCTCTCAAGCAAACTGTTGCGGATCGTCAAAGCCCTCAAGGAGATCGGCTCCTGAATGAACAGCGATCGCAGAGGGCTCGTCGGGCAGATAGAGGTTCCCAAGGTCGGCGTCATTCCGGTCGAGCTCTTGGTAGTGGCCGGGACCATGATGTCATTTTTCCTTCGAAGCGGCCAGCGCTTAACGACACAAAAAGCACGAGCGATCCTCCGAACGGGCCCGTTTTTCAAACATTGTTTGCTCTTCACAACTCAAGTTTCCTGCTGGATCATTGGCCAACCGCGGAGATCTTGTGGACCCAGGAGTCAAAGAAGCCGGGCAGCCTTGGGAAACAGGTTGCGCTCACAGAAGGAAAACTCTTTAACCCAGATACAAAGCCAGGAAAAAACCGGTTCCCGCTAAAAGAAAACCAAAGGCGCTCTCCCAGATAAGGAAACGCGACTCTTCCCAATGAGGGCTATCAATCGGCCTTTCACGTACCAATAGCGAATTGTTGCAAAGTCGATCGTGAAAGCTCCTAGAAGCAGGAAGGCGAAACCGAAGGGAGCAGCACCTCGCTATCCCAGTTCCAGAGGTTTTCCCGTAGTTTCGTGAGGGAGCACATGGACAAAGATCGTGTATCGTTCGAAGAGGAACCCGAAAGCTATAATTCCGATAGCGGTCCGAGCCCACGCAAGAAAGCTTTGCTCATTCGCCGAGTGATCGCCAAAGTGCTTTTTCACGGGTTTGGGTCCTTTGATAAAGCACCCGTTTTAAAAAGTTTTCGATTTTCTTAAAAAAAACGGTTGTCCTGCTCTTGGAGGATAGGAGGGCGCTTCCGAACGTTGGAAGATCGGACTTCTCAGGGATCGGTAGGATGTTTCATGTGTCCTTGCTCTTTTTTGTCAAGCGAAGAGCTCCTTTCCATAACCTTGCGATTAGAGCTCTTTCGAAAGCACTCTTTCTGCCTTTGGGAGGGCTTGGTGCCGGAAAGAAAGAAAAAAGAGGGATCTCTTTGGGAAAAACCCCTCCGCTTCTCCTCCGGAGAACGGGTTATGGAGACAAGGTCTATCTTCTGCTTGCCTGTCTCCTGTCTCATGGTCACACCGAACTTGCCTACGGAAAAAAGAGAGCCTAAGTGAATCCCGCTAAAGGTTCCAGCCAAGCCGTACAAAGGAGGAGAAATAATGAATCGGCTCGAGCTAACGTCAATGATTCTAGAAGCCAAGCGGCGTAAGGGGCTGCGCTGGATTGACCTGGCGAAAGCAATTGGGAAAAGCAGAGAGTGGACAGCCGCGGCCCTATTAGGGCAAATGCCCCTAAGCGAAGACGACGCAAAGAGAATAGGCCAGCTCCTTGATTTGCCCGCTGAAGCGGTGGAGCAGTTACAATGGATCCCGTATCGAGGTGCTGGGACTCCCCAAGTCCCTACGGATCCGGTTCTCTACAGGTTTTATGAAATTCTTCTGGTTTACGGGCCGGCACTCCGCGCCTTAATCCACGAGGATTTTGGCGACGGAATCATGAGCGCGATTGATTTCCAAATCAAAGTGGAGCGGG containing:
- a CDS encoding SIMPL domain-containing protein, with the translated sequence MQAFVRGFVLASLLTASITRGSDTLPLPGITVWGHGEVSVVPDRVLLRMAAMATDLNPGQALSAVNRVASEFVARARALGVGEREIRSAAITLRAQYDESDKPRRFLGYQATHPIEILLQDLSKLGALLEAAKQAGINRIEDPHFESSRASALRREALAAAARDAETNAQTLAQALGLRLGLARVVSTAESPQPVVLGAAPLAASSNEMSGLEVGLIRYEAQVKVQFDLKPPGP
- the cynS gene encoding cyanase; amino-acid sequence: MNRLELTSMILEAKRRKGLRWIDLAKAIGKSREWTAAALLGQMPLSEDDAKRIGQLLDLPAEAVEQLQWIPYRGAGTPQVPTDPVLYRFYEILLVYGPALRALIHEDFGDGIMSAIDFQIKVERVPHPEGDRVRITLDGKFLPYRVF
- a CDS encoding YidH family protein; translated protein: MKKHFGDHSANEQSFLAWARTAIGIIAFGFLFERYTIFVHVLPHETTGKPLELG
- a CDS encoding patatin-like phospholipase family protein; the encoded protein is MRHQGQSIFRILSLDGGGVWGVVLAMALGRLFGKDTPGHEILRVFDLAAGTSTGSLVLAGLLENMTPAKIQNLFLDERTRRNFFAPTQNLFYRLLSFLGFIPRYQEKGKARAIRELLPGLKTRILAEAAALVPRPNSKAPLHLLVIAFDYDRNVAAFFRSKVTRSPGWGSGGESDFSVAEVVDASTTAPVAYFDAPSQLYLEKRCMRFWDGAMGGYNNPVLAAVTEAIVLGANPQEIVALSLGTRRVALPPAPAGETRSPLFRNPTPSGLLQDARKAATVILDDPPDSATFLAHVLTGGSQGLWSETDSRIIRMCPMISPVLTPDGIWKPPGNLDEKEFSILAQMRMDELAPAHLQRMVNYASLWMEDLVPNQPVRMDYDKLECEIGYSSFHAAWDAWKKAISEPPAIFRGPSFS